Proteins from a single region of Leuconostoc gasicomitatum LMG 18811:
- a CDS encoding helix-turn-helix domain-containing protein, whose protein sequence is MKTTTEQIAEKLRMKRLQHGMTVEKLSEIADVSVGTISTLERKIKVNLSITTLLKLMNALSIEPYELFGSADPSIDELLEDNRALEEKLQNIADIINSKPE, encoded by the coding sequence ATGAAAACTACAACTGAACAAATAGCTGAAAAGTTAAGAATGAAGCGATTGCAACATGGTATGACTGTTGAAAAACTGAGTGAAATTGCGGATGTTTCAGTCGGTACAATTTCAACACTTGAACGAAAAATAAAGGTTAATTTATCAATTACAACCTTGTTGAAATTAATGAATGCTTTGAGCATAGAACCTTATGAACTTTTTGGATCAGCCGATCCAAGTATTGACGAATTACTTGAGGATAATCGTGCACTAGAAGAAAAGCTTCAAAATATTGCAGATATTATTAACTCTAAACCTGAATAA
- a CDS encoding DUF6287 domain-containing protein, with amino-acid sequence MNKKLTWLICGVIVLGLGGVCVYASLDHTPATNQSSKKAQQTANSKHTIQSTNNTASNKTVKSSSSIATKNNTGMNLTEIQAHDFSSVIGTWVNPTGDTFIFNKSGLLSRSHSGQTTPKEKVYFDNAKAEDGMLKASIGADPLPTEGASISVPLYFIPKGVAFSGSSDKSQDRIYSGQQFSEQNIYTLQKEVSATDTSAVNSLSSVDKQALALLGLPSGFVSDYGDLSVNTILSGKSNVTNNAFDSAHVDVNNGKISDVTFSGVTIALDGAKNIVKLNNVPSNINNTAYKQGYFTISGDMITYKNQGTRVSGAEQDALAETVGNKNLSSLYAQYKSDPKFEQIKNLITE; translated from the coding sequence ATGAATAAAAAACTAACGTGGCTAATTTGTGGTGTAATCGTTTTAGGTTTAGGTGGTGTATGTGTGTACGCATCACTCGATCACACACCAGCAACAAATCAATCCAGTAAAAAAGCACAACAAACAGCCAATTCGAAGCATACGATTCAGTCGACAAACAATACCGCGTCAAATAAAACTGTTAAATCATCATCTTCAATTGCAACAAAAAATAACACCGGCATGAACTTAACAGAAATCCAAGCGCATGATTTCTCAAGCGTTATCGGCACATGGGTAAACCCGACCGGCGATACTTTTATTTTTAACAAAAGTGGTTTACTCTCTCGTTCACATTCTGGACAAACAACACCAAAAGAAAAAGTTTATTTCGATAACGCTAAAGCCGAAGACGGTATGTTAAAAGCATCAATAGGCGCTGACCCATTACCAACAGAAGGCGCCTCAATTTCAGTACCGCTTTACTTCATTCCAAAAGGTGTTGCTTTTAGCGGTTCATCTGACAAATCACAAGACAGAATTTACTCTGGTCAACAATTTAGTGAACAAAACATATACACCCTTCAAAAAGAAGTATCAGCAACTGATACAAGTGCAGTTAATTCATTATCCAGTGTCGACAAACAAGCTCTAGCGCTCTTAGGTCTGCCATCAGGATTTGTATCTGATTATGGTGACTTAAGCGTCAACACGATCTTGTCAGGCAAGTCTAACGTCACAAATAATGCCTTCGATTCAGCACACGTCGATGTCAATAATGGCAAAATTTCCGATGTGACCTTTTCAGGTGTCACAATTGCGTTAGATGGTGCCAAAAATATTGTGAAACTAAATAATGTACCAAGCAACATTAATAATACAGCTTATAAGCAAGGTTACTTCACAATTTCTGGTGATATGATTACTTATAAAAATCAAGGCACACGAGTATCTGGTGCAGAACAAGATGCTCTTGCTGAAACTGTTGGTAACAAGAATTTGAGCTCGTTATATGCACAATATAAGAGCGACCCTAAATTTGAACAAATCAAAAACTTAATCACAGAATAA
- a CDS encoding cold-shock protein, translated as MEKGTVKWFNGEKGYGFVTRENGEDVFAHFSAIQGDGFKTLEEGQAVEFEVETSDRGLQAANISKL; from the coding sequence ATGGAAAAAGGCACAGTAAAGTGGTTTAACGGAGAAAAGGGTTACGGTTTCGTAACTCGTGAAAACGGAGAAGATGTATTTGCACACTTCTCAGCTATCCAAGGTGACGGCTTCAAGACTCTTGAAGAAGGTCAAGCTGTTGAATTCGAAGTTGAAACATCAGACCGCGGTTTGCAAGCTGCTAACATCTCAAAGTTGTAA
- the gpmA gene encoding 2,3-diphosphoglycerate-dependent phosphoglycerate mutase, whose product MAKLVLIRHGQSEWNALNLFNGWVDTKLSDKGVTQAKEAGELLATEGIQFDQAYTSVLTRAITTLHFALEEAGQLFIPETKSWRLNERHYGALQGQNKAEAAEKWGDEQVHIWRRSYDVLPPLLDSYEETVEVQGTTYPAFDRRYADVPKGELPLGENLKITLERVLPFWESDISKDLKAGKNVVIAAHGNSLRALAKHLEHISDDDILNLEIANGQPLVYDLDNNLEVISKKTLSK is encoded by the coding sequence ATGGCTAAGTTAGTATTAATCCGTCACGGTCAAAGTGAATGGAACGCATTAAATTTGTTCAACGGTTGGGTTGACACGAAGTTATCAGATAAAGGTGTTACTCAAGCTAAAGAAGCTGGCGAATTATTGGCTACTGAAGGTATCCAATTCGATCAGGCTTATACATCAGTTTTAACACGTGCCATTACAACATTGCACTTTGCATTAGAAGAGGCTGGACAATTGTTCATCCCTGAAACCAAATCATGGCGTTTGAATGAACGTCATTATGGCGCCTTACAAGGCCAAAACAAAGCTGAGGCTGCCGAAAAATGGGGTGACGAGCAAGTTCACATCTGGCGTCGTTCATATGACGTATTACCACCATTGTTGGACAGCTATGAAGAAACTGTTGAAGTGCAAGGAACAACTTACCCCGCTTTTGATCGTCGTTATGCTGATGTACCAAAAGGTGAATTACCTTTAGGTGAAAACTTGAAGATTACTTTGGAACGTGTGTTACCCTTCTGGGAATCAGACATTTCAAAAGATTTGAAAGCTGGTAAAAACGTTGTTATTGCTGCTCACGGTAATTCATTACGTGCCTTAGCAAAACATCTTGAGCATATTTCGGATGACGACATCTTAAATCTCGAAATTGCTAATGGACAACCCTTAGTATACGATTTGGATAATAATTTGGAAGTTATCTCTAAGAAAACATTAAGTAAGTAA
- a CDS encoding phosphatase PAP2 family protein, whose protein sequence is MIVSITNKQRRQAIISCIIAIVLAILIKFNVILPAMLDNSIHSWFTNIQTGYGDVVMAIATFLGNPVVDVVYILILAGVLIIAKLHIPAIWTIATIISGDVFIAIVKAIVGRSRPVGHLLADSSSSFPSTHVFGLFIVIFIIAILVTPNINSTYTQVLINWISITIGLMTMLSRIYFNAHFFSDTIAAVLFAYSWVILSASLYPKLAIFLQTHIALFKHDEI, encoded by the coding sequence ATGATCGTATCTATTACAAACAAACAACGCCGACAAGCAATCATCAGTTGTATCATTGCTATTGTCTTAGCCATTTTGATTAAATTTAATGTCATACTCCCAGCCATGCTTGATAATAGCATCCACAGCTGGTTTACTAACATACAAACCGGATATGGTGATGTTGTAATGGCTATTGCAACTTTTCTAGGCAATCCTGTGGTTGATGTTGTTTACATACTTATTTTAGCTGGTGTTCTTATTATTGCCAAGCTTCACATCCCAGCTATTTGGACCATTGCGACTATTATATCCGGGGATGTATTTATAGCCATAGTAAAGGCTATTGTTGGCCGTTCACGTCCAGTAGGACACTTACTGGCTGACAGTTCGTCTTCATTTCCAAGTACGCATGTCTTTGGTTTATTTATTGTCATATTTATTATTGCTATTCTCGTAACTCCTAACATAAATTCCACCTACACACAGGTACTAATTAATTGGATTAGTATTACAATAGGATTAATGACCATGCTAAGTCGCATTTACTTTAATGCCCATTTCTTCAGTGACACCATTGCAGCAGTCTTGTTTGCCTATAGTTGGGTTATTCTCTCCGCCTCTCTGTATCCTAAACTAGCAATATTTTTACAAACTCACATTGCATTATTTAAACATGATGAAATATAA
- the nrdF gene encoding class 1b ribonucleoside-diphosphate reductase subunit beta — protein MKHLKDNSYTAINWNTIEDELDKATWEKLTQQFWLDTRIPISNDLKTWRGNMSDQERQTMNLVFGGLTTLDTLQSQDGMAQLKLDVVNQKEEAVLNNIQFMESVHAKSYSSIFETLNEKTEIEAIFDWADTNEFLQYKANRINGIYQTGSPLQKKIASVFLETFLFYSGFYTPLYFLGHNKMLNVAEIIKLIIRDESVHGTYIGYKFQIGFNQLPAEEKSELQSWMYDLLYELYENEEKYTHQLYDDLGWTEQVLTFLRYNANKALMNLGQEPMFPDGADDVNPVVMNGISTSTANHDFFSGVGNGYLLGAVEAMEEDDYNISNN, from the coding sequence ATGAAACATTTAAAAGATAACTCATATACAGCAATTAATTGGAATACAATTGAAGATGAACTTGATAAGGCAACCTGGGAAAAATTGACACAACAGTTTTGGCTCGACACACGTATTCCAATTTCTAATGATTTGAAAACATGGCGTGGTAATATGTCAGATCAGGAACGTCAAACGATGAATTTGGTCTTTGGTGGACTGACAACTTTGGATACATTGCAATCACAAGATGGCATGGCGCAATTGAAATTAGATGTGGTTAATCAAAAAGAAGAGGCGGTATTGAATAACATTCAATTTATGGAGTCTGTTCATGCTAAATCATATTCATCTATTTTTGAAACTTTGAATGAGAAAACAGAAATTGAAGCTATTTTTGATTGGGCTGATACCAATGAGTTTTTGCAATACAAGGCTAACCGTATTAATGGTATCTATCAAACTGGATCACCATTACAAAAGAAAATAGCCTCAGTATTTTTGGAAACATTTTTGTTTTATTCTGGATTTTATACACCACTATATTTTTTAGGACATAATAAGATGTTGAATGTTGCAGAAATTATTAAATTAATTATACGTGACGAATCTGTTCATGGCACATACATTGGTTATAAATTCCAAATTGGTTTCAACCAACTACCAGCAGAAGAAAAAAGTGAACTACAAAGCTGGATGTATGATTTGCTTTATGAATTATACGAAAATGAAGAGAAATATACACATCAATTATATGATGATTTGGGATGGACAGAACAGGTGTTAACTTTCTTGCGTTACAATGCTAATAAGGCACTAATGAACTTGGGCCAGGAGCCGATGTTTCCAGACGGTGCGGATGATGTTAATCCAGTTGTTATGAATGGTATTTCAACCTCAACAGCTAATCATGATTTTTTCTCTGGTGTGGGAAATGGATACTTGCTTGGTGCAGTTGAAGCCATGGAAGAAGATGATTATAATATTAGCAATAATTGA
- a CDS encoding class Ib ribonucleoside-diphosphate reductase assembly flavoprotein NrdI, which produces MTKINVLYTSTEGNTQSFVEKLQVVAEKNGDILEARMIGDETEYANETEPYVAVVPTYLTGGTGIGPEVTEIFTSALGDYLSFGRNNQYLKGIIGSGNRNFNVQFNLTALRYADKFNVPMLFAFELRGSIFDAEKAYNLIKPLFGE; this is translated from the coding sequence ATGACAAAAATCAATGTTTTATATACCTCAACTGAGGGGAATACACAATCTTTTGTGGAAAAATTACAGGTAGTGGCTGAAAAGAATGGTGATATACTTGAAGCACGTATGATTGGTGATGAGACAGAGTACGCCAATGAAACAGAACCCTATGTTGCCGTTGTTCCCACCTATTTAACTGGGGGAACAGGAATTGGTCCAGAAGTGACAGAAATTTTTACGAGCGCCTTAGGAGACTATTTATCATTTGGGCGTAATAATCAGTATTTAAAAGGTATTATTGGATCGGGAAATCGTAATTTCAATGTACAATTTAATTTAACAGCGTTACGGTATGCGGATAAATTTAATGTGCCAATGCTGTTTGCTTTTGAACTGCGGGGTAGCATATTTGATGCAGAGAAAGCCTATAACTTAATCAAACCTTTATTTGGAGAATAA